GTGGCTCTGTGATAACGCCACTGAAGTGCCTCCTCAGCAGGCAGGAAGGGTGCCTGCAACATACAGCAAGTCTCTGGTAGCACTGTCGTGTGTAACCCTCAGGATGGGGGGTGATGAGGGCTAGGGCGAGGCAGATCAGGAACACATCCTAAGCAACTGAAATGGCTAAGGAACGTGGTGGTGACTTTGGTAGGCAATCCTCAGGTCCTGAAAGGGACTGGTACCTCTGCGGATGCTGTTTCCTCAGCGCCGTGCAATGCTGGTCTCTCCACGGCTGTACACGCCGCTGCCAGAACTTGCTGTGAGAGAACCAGCACTGAAATGTCTGGGCTATAGCATGGTGCTGGGAGAGGTGTCCAATACCAGCCCTGCACAGTAAGGGTCAAAAGGTGTAAACACACAGTGAATCTTTCTGCTACATCTTTGGCTTTCCTTCTGTCCTTATTGTCTTGGGTATCCCTTGGTACCATTAACCAGTGCAAATCCATAGTGTGTTGAACTCCCTGGTATATCCCTAGggctgatttaaaataaaacaagaggcAGGATCTTACTCTATCAGCAGCTGTCATATTAGGCTTATTTAAATACAATCTCACTGTTTTCCATCATCattcagttctttaaaaaaaaaacacaccaaaatgCTTACAGACCTCACACGCTTCAGCTTCCATTAGGTATAAACACCTGGCTTTTAGTGAAGTTCTAACTTAGCTCTGTTTGTGGACAGAATTGTTAAGAAGTGAAAACTGATCACAAGAGTAGCCTCATTACCCTCTGTCATAAGCACACGCTCTTGCAGAAGAGCAGGATATCTGCACAACCAGCGCGGGAGCCTTGCGAGCGGCTCGCGTCCTGGCGAGGCTGGGGGCCAGGTCGCCCGGCCAGGTGTCCAGAAGGGTACGCTCGCTTCTCGGCCCAGCCAGGGGCTCACTCACTGACTCCAAGACAACTACCCTGCTCTGCATCTCATCTTCCTCACCTGCAAAAGAAACACTGGTAATTGTTCACTTCCCTCATATTGAGCTAGCTTAATGAATGTCAAAtctacctatatatatatatatatatacacatatatatatatttttttttttttgagctcttTGCTGAGAAGGCACTGGGGTAATTCGGAGCTGTCTAATGAGATCCAGCATTGTGCTGCCAACCTGTGTGTTATCAACAGAGCCACTCTGTTATCTTACATCCAcgggaagaaaaaatgtcatttcaccagaatttaaatattaagaCACGATCAAATGTGTAACCAAGAAGTTTTACTGGGTAAGAGTCTGGCTAGTGGCCACTGGGTAATGGTATGGGGAAAGAGAACATGAAACATGGGAAGTCCAGGGGGACCCTCCCTGGTTTTATCCTCAGCTTCTGGTAAGCAGCAGTTCAGGCAGTATTTGAGCAAGAATTTGCGTTTGGACAATCGTGTTTAATCAGCACTGATGGGGACGTTTTCCACAAACTCGCCTAGTCATTTTGTTCCTCAAGCTACTAATAGCACTGAGCTCTGATTTAAGAGGTGCTGTGTGAAAGGAGCACTTTCCGTTTCAAACGTGGCACCTTCTAGCTTTGTTTGGTGCTCCTTATTGCTTCTTGTGCCTGTGAGAAAGAGTGATTCATTGCTTCCTTATATTCTCTGGCTTTTTTGTGATTTTAGAGACCTTGAGCATATCTCCATGGCTCCTCCCTGTTGTTGTTCTTGATCCAAGGAGACCCGTTTTGCAAGAGAGCGCGAGTTCCAAGCCTAGCGCTGTGCCTTGGCAGCAAGCCCTGATTTGATGTTCTTAATCAAAGCTGTGCCTTGACTGTGCTTGCAGATTCCGGCAACTCATTGCTGAATACGAGCCAGAAGTGCAGGAAGTATCCCGGCTCTTCCGCTCCGTCCTGCAGGAAGTGGCTGAGAAGatcaaagaggaggaagaggccaAGAAGCTCGCCAGGCAATGgaacacaaagaacaaaaccagccTCTCCTTAACAACGTTTAAATCCCGGTCCAGGATTTCTCCGTTCATCAGCGACATCAAGACCATCTCTGAAGACGTCGAACGGGGCACCCAGCCCACCAGGAGGGTTTGGAGCATGCCCGAATTTCGGAACGCCAAGGATTACTGACTCTGTACTGAACAAGGTTTTTAAACAGTGATCTTTCAAACTCCCCGTTAACCCTTTTTTAGCCCTaccatttttctctgttccagCTCTCCCTTCCCGTCTGTCTCTCTCAGAAGCTGTGACCATAGCAACTGCTGCTGACGCCCGCGGTGTGTGACAATTTGTTACTAAACATGCTAGCCTTTCCTTTAATTTAGTAGTATTCGGTAACCTTACGGGCAAGGCTCACTTActgtctcatttttatttctgcttccttgtGGAAAATGAATTAGTTCTGTGATGTCTCtctgctccctctccccccagcctggATGTAGTTCCCTACCGGAGCTATTGCCCCGAGCTGGTGAGCGCTGCGGGCTGGAGCAATCCTGAAGGCAGGGAGGCCGCTTACACGAGTAAGGCTCGCAGGATCAGGCCTGCGGGTTTGGGAGAGTAGAACTGAACTTCCTTTTTCAGCAAACAACTTTTCTCAGTGCTACAGCAGACTTCACAGGTAAAACCCAGCACTGCTCTTGATCAGCTTTTTGCTGACAATTAGCAACGCAGCCCGAGCGGAAACAGAGCCAGGCTTTTTGAGATGGGAGACCAGCTTTATTCCACAGCAAGGGGTTTGTGCATGCTCAGGTTTCTTGGGTGTTTTCTCCCTTGTGCAGGCAGAACCCCTGAACCTTGCACCTGCAGAGCAGACAGAAGCACAGCACGCCCGGGGTACCTTGGTGCTGGGTCAGAAGCTGTTCTTGCCCCTTGGTGTGCTGTCCTGCACCCCAGTAACAAGTCACGGGGCTGAGATTAATGGTTATGACTAAATCTGAAAGAGCACTGAAGTATAATATCACCAAAGGGTGAGGGGAATCAGCATTCATCCAGAGCGCTCCTAGTACAGCTCAGATCATTTCAATAAGCTGCTGCTGTGAGTGACTGAAGGGCTCTGGTACATGAAGGTTTGTTCCCTCAGTCTTCTCCCGAGCGCTCAGCTGAGCGCTTTCCCGTGTCACGGGCTGAGGTGACACCGTGACAGAAGCAGCTTTAATGCAAATCGAGTAGCCTGTAGGCCAGCACGGTTCTCCTGAGACCTTGTGTAAACGAGAAAATGCCACTGAGGAGAGCTACTGGGGCCCTAATTCAGCATCTGCAGGGAAAACTCACCAGGAAAGGGAAGAGTGTCACGGAGCAATCATCATGGGTCCTGTAGAGAAGCCAAGGACTAGGAGGATGCTTTGTGGTGGCCAACAGGagatggggaaggaaggaagagaggaatcTCCCTGCGTGACTGGCTTCTGGGGAATCATCCCAGTGGGATCTAGCCTCCTGGAGGGCCCTCTGGCTTTGTTGTTCTTCTGCCTGCTTCCAACTCCTTTCCCCAGGGATCTTTGCGTCAGCACGTGGGTACTACAGCCAAGATGAAATCCTTTGAAGCCATGCCAACTCTGGGAAGAATTCCAGCACATGAAATTTATCCTAGAGTAGAAATGTGCAGTTTCTTCCAGAGATGGGGGAGGGCAgcataaaacagaaatcaagatGAGACCCTTAACAGCGCTCTAAAAGTCTGTGGGATTCTGGCTCCTTCTCCTGGCTACCCAAGATTGAGCACCAGGCCGTAGCTTCTAGCCCCTTGGTGAACGCTGCCACCGGCACCCCTCCTAGGGCCAGAGAGCAGAGACGTCTAATCAAAAACTCAGGGCTTTCAAATAGA
This genomic stretch from Anser cygnoides isolate HZ-2024a breed goose chromosome 3, Taihu_goose_T2T_genome, whole genome shotgun sequence harbors:
- the RD3 gene encoding protein RD3 isoform X3, with the translated sequence MSLASWFRWNEPPSRISQRNPTEMVVETLMMELSWQMKQAEKQQRERENEYRKIKTGVDYGWLVSYPKQSYDISPGERLQLEDMCTKIHPSYCGPVILRFRQLIAEYEPEVQEVSRLFRSVLQEVAEKIKEEEEAKKLARQWNTKNKTSLSLTTFKSRSRISPFISDIKTISEDVERGTQPTRRVWSMPEFRNAKDY